The sequence ACCATTCCGACCAGCACTGGGCAATCCGCCCGCGAGAGGACGTACCCCTTCGCGCCCGCACGCTACCTCAGCCGGTCTCGGGCCGAACCCGCTGACGTCGATCGGACAGCCCTTTGGGTGGGGCGCGGCCCGGTTACCGACCGGCACCCGCCCGATGATCAGCCAGCGGCTCCCGAGACGACGGACAGCAGCTCCAGCACGGTCGCCGTGATCTCGTCGCGGGCGGTCGCCAGGTAGGGCCGCGGATCGACGCCTGCGGGGTTGTCGGCGAGCGCCCGCCGTATGGCGCCCGTCATGGCGACGTTCAGCGCGGTGCCGATGTTGACCTTGCTGATCCCGGCGGCCACCGCGGCGCGCAGCGTCTCGCCCGGCACGCCGGACGAGCCGTGCAGCACCAGCGGCACGGGCAGCCGGGCGCGCAGCTTCTCGATCAGCGGCAGGTCCAGGACCGCGGACCGCGACGTCATGGCGTGCGAGCTGCCGACGGCGACGGCCAGCGCGTCGACGCCCGTCTCCTCGACGAACCGCTCGGCCTCGTCCGGGTCGGTCCGCACTCCCGGTTCGTGGGCGCCGCGTGGGGCGTCCGGCTTGCCGCCGACGTAGCCGAGCTCCGCCTCGACCCAGAGCCCGGCGGCCTGCGCGGCCTGCCTGGCCCGGCGGGTGCGTTCGACGTTGTCCCGGTAGGGCAGCGGGCCGCCGTCGTACATCAGGGAACTGAACCCGGCCCAGGCCGCCGTGTCGACGAGTCGGTCCTCGGTGACGTGGTCCAGGTGCAGGGCGATCGGAACGGCCGCGAGCCCGGCCACCGCGCCGGCGGCGGCGGCGATCGGGACGACCTGCCCGCCGTGGAAGGCGACCGCGTTCTGGCTGATCTGGAGGATCACAGGCGTCTGGCGGATCTCGGCGGCGCGGGCGATGGCCTCGGCGTGCTCCAGCGTGATGACGTTGAAGGCGGCCACGCCACTGCCGCGCGCGGCGGCGGCGGCGACCAGGTCGCCCGTGCTGGCGATGGTCATCGGCCGGCCCGGCCGAGGGTCTCGGAGATCACGTCGACGGACTCCCGCTGGTAGTCGGCGGCCTCGAACTCGCCGGCGGTGGGTGAGAGCACGGCGGCCGCGGCGAGCGCGACGCAGTCGGCCAGCAGCGGCCCGAGCGCCGTGCCGGCGCGCAGGCCGCGGGCGAGCGCGGCGACGACCGCGTCCCCGGCGCCGGTGGGATTGCCG is a genomic window of Pseudofrankia inefficax containing:
- a CDS encoding class II fructose-bisphosphate aldolase, coding for MTIASTGDLVAAAAARGSGVAAFNVITLEHAEAIARAAEIRQTPVILQISQNAVAFHGGQVVPIAAAAGAVAGLAAVPIALHLDHVTEDRLVDTAAWAGFSSLMYDGGPLPYRDNVERTRRARQAAQAAGLWVEAELGYVGGKPDAPRGAHEPGVRTDPDEAERFVEETGVDALAVAVGSSHAMTSRSAVLDLPLIEKLRARLPVPLVLHGSSGVPGETLRAAVAAGISKVNIGTALNVAMTGAIRRALADNPAGVDPRPYLATARDEITATVLELLSVVSGAAG